The Bacillota bacterium sequence GGAAACATGCTTTTTAGATAAGACTGGAAATATTTTCGAAATAGTGTATAATAATAATATTACTTTGTTAAACGGAGAACGCTGATGATTTTACAGCTCTTGAGGGATCCGGTAAATGGGGTCATAACGCTTTTGATCCTGCTTCCGGTGCTTATCATATCGCTTACATTCCATGAGTATATGCACGGGCTTGCCGCTTATGCTATGGGTGACCCTACGCCGAAAAACAGCAGGAGACTTACGCTTAATCCCCTTAATCATCTTGACCCTATCGGGGCTATAGCGCTTCTTTTTGCAGGCTTCGGATGGGCAAAGCCTGTGCCGATAAATCCATATTATTTAAAAAAGCCGAAACGCGATATGGCTTTGATCGCCTTTGCAGGGCCTCTCTCTAACCTGCTGCTCTGTTTTGTAGGGCTTGTCTGGTTTTACCTGTGGCAGGTGTTTCCCATCATTCAGATGCCGACCGTCGTGACGACAGCATTTCAGTATTTTATAATTCTGAATATAAACCTTGCGGTTTTCAATCTTATCCCATTTCCTCCGCTTGACGGATCAAAAATCGTTTTCTCGGTTTTATCCGACAAGACATATTACAAACTCATGGAGTATGAGAAATACGGGATGCTTGCGTTGTTTATACTTCTGATGACGGGAAGGTTTAACGGCATCATATCCGGCGTTTCAAGCTGGATTTTGACAGGCTTTCAGAATTTTATATTATCGGTTCTTAAACTTATCGGGGTGCTGTGATGGAAAATGTACAGTTTAAACTTGAGGTTTTCGAAGGTCCGCTTGACCTTCTGATGCACCTTATAGATAAAAATAAGGTCAATATTTGTGACATCCCGATTGCGGAAATACTCGATCAATTCATGGCTTATGTTGAAGAATATCAGAATTATAACCTTGACAATATAAGTGAATTTCTTGTAATGGCGGCACAGCTTTTATACATCAAATCACGCATGCTTCTGCCCGTTGAAGATACCGGTGAGGGAGAAGACCCGAGGGACGAGCTAATCGATATGATCTCACGTTACAGGCTTTATAAGGAAGCCGCTGTAACATTGAAGGAATATAAATCGCAAAACGGGGACAGAATATTTGTTAAAGAGCCTGAATTGGTTGAATTTGACGAAACATACAATAAATCTCACAGCATATGGCAACTTTTGGATGCATACCGGGGCATGTTCAGAAAAAATCAGCGTCGTATGCCTCCGCCAATACAGTCTTTTTCGGGTATTGTGGGAACGCCTCATGTTTCGGTTTCAAGCAGAGTGTTCAACCTTCTGCGGCACTTGCTAAAAAGGAAGTACATATCCTTTAAATCATTCATCTATTCTCAGAAAAGCCGCAGTGAGGTGGTTGCCGCATTTTTAGCAATACTTGAGCTTTCAAAAGTTAAAAGAATCAGATTTGAAGAGGTTTCAGCAGAAGGATTTTCAGATATAAGAATCGAATTGAGTGATGAAAAGCGTGGAAATTAAAGAGGTTGAAGCGATTATCGAGAGCATACTGTTCGCAGCCGGAAACCCTGTGCCGCTCGAGCAGCTAGCGGTAGTGCTTGAAATGGATAAAAAGACCTTGGAGTCTATTTTAAAAAATCTCTCAGATAAATATGACTATGAGCGCAGAGGCTTGAAGCTTATAAGGCTTGAGGATGAATATCAGCTCACGACACGTCCTGAATATTCAGAGTATGTCAAAAAAGCGCTTGACAACAGGAGAGAATCTACGCTGTCTCCGGCGGCATTTGAAGTGCTTGCGGTCATTGCCTATAACGAGCCGGTTACGCGAGGGTATGTCAGCTCGGTGCGCGGCATCGAAAGCGGCGAGATAATGGACAAGCTTTCTGAGAAGGGGCTTATTGAGGAATGCGGAAAGCTTGACGCACCCGGCAGACCGAGACTGTTTCGGACGACCACAGAGTTTTTGCGTGTATTCGGACTGCAAAATCTTGATGAGCTGCCGCAGCTTGACCCTGATGAAATGCCTGAAGTAATGGAACAGACGAGCTATTTTGACGATGAGGGCGATTCAGTACATAATGACTAAAAGAACAGAGGTGTAAAGCTGTGAACCTTGCCATATGGATTATTGTTATTGCGGCAATCATACTTATTGCCTGCATCAAGGTTCAGCTTCGCGCAGAGGGTGGAGTCGGAGAAACCGCGGTTTCCCTGAGAATTGCGCCCTTTACATTCAAACTTTCCGGCGGTAAAAAAAAGAAGGAAAAGAAGGCTGAGGCTAAAGCTAAAACCGCGAAGGAAAAAGAACAACCTGAAAAGGAAAAAGGCTTTACAGGCACTCTTGAAAAGGTTAAAAAGTTCAAACCGCTGATTGGAGAAACACTGCAGCTTGCAAATAAAATACTTAGGGTTTTTCGCAGACAGCTTTTGTTTGACAGGCTTGAGCTGGATCTTGTTGTTGCAACCGACGACGCTTTTCAGACCGCTTTGCTTTACGGAGGCATATGCTCGGTGCTGTATCCGGTCGATTCTATAATCAGACAGTACGTGCGTGTTAAAAAGGGCGCATTATCTGTGAACGCTGACTTTAATTTAAATAAGACGAAATTTGATTTTCATTTGTTCGTTTCGTTGAAAGTTTATAATATTTTTATTATAATAATGGCAATAATAGTAATGGGTTTGAAATACTATATAAGAAACAGAAAACAATTGAAAAGTGCGCTTCAAAGATAAACCGCGTACTTAAGAAGGAGGTACAAATATGGCAGACCATCCTATTTTGGGGCTCATGTCAACAGCGCTTGCAAAAATTAAAGAAATGGTGGATGTTAACACCATAATCGGTGATCCGATAACTACGCCAGATGGAACAGTCATTCTTCCGGTTTCAAAGGTGTGCTTTGGTTTTGCATCGGGCGGTTCTGACTATCCGCCGAAAAACGGAATGCAGCCTTCACCTAATCCTGCTTTCGGCGGCGGAAGCGGCGCGGGCATCAGCATTACGCCAATCGCTTTCCTAGTCTGCACGGACGGCAATGTAAAACTTATTCAGATCGCTGACAATTCAACGACCGTTGACAGGATCGTTTGTATGGTTCCGGAACTTGTGGATAAGATTTCGTCAAAATTCAAGAAGAAAAACGATAGCACTTTCGACGAATAATCTGCAATAATAAAACCACCTCATCATATAATTAGGATTAGGTTGACTAATTCCGGGTTTATGTGGGGTGGTTTTTTATGTTCAAAAGAATAACGTCCTTTATCCTTGCGGCGGTCATTGCCGGAGGCATGTTCGGCGCTGATATACAGGCTTTTGATGTTTCGGCACAAAGCGCCATTTTAATAGAGGAAACAACCGGCAAAGTGCTTTTTGAAAGGAATGCAGACGCACGCCGCCCAATGGCAAGCATAACTAAGATCATGACGGCGGTAGTGGCGCTTGAAAACTCGAATCTGACCGACAAGGTGCAGGTTTCGCCGAAAGCCGTTGCCGTAGAGGGAAGCAAGATGTATCTCAAGGCCGGAGAAACAGTCACGATGGAAGAGCTTTTGTACGGATTGATGCTCGCCTCGGGAAACGATGCCGCGAATGCTATTGCCGAGCATGTTGCGGGGGACAATGAGAATTTTGTAAAACTGATGAATGCAAAAGCTCATGAACTTCACCTTGCGAATACTTCTTTTGAGACGCCTAGCGGACTTGACGGAGATGACCACTATACCTCAGCGCGGGATTTTGCGAACCTTACGGCAGAGGCGCTCAAAAACAGAGATTTTGCGACTATTGTCAGCACTAAATCGAAAAGGTTTTCAAATGACGAGGGAGTAAGGCTCATCGTCAATCACAACAGACTGCTGTCCATTTATAAATATGCTGTCGGCGTTAAAACCGGATTTACAAAAAAGTCGGGCAGATGCCTTGTATCCGCGGCTGAAAAAGACGGTGTGACGCTTATTGCAGTCACGCTGAACGCGCCTGACGACTGGGACGATCACAGCAAGCTGTTGGATTATGGCTTTTCCTGTGTGCACAAAATCACTCCCGCAGACGATAGTGATCGCTATGATCTGCATGTGGTAAACAGCCCGGTTTCAAGCATTTCGGTTTCACCAAAACCCGACAGATCTATTATGCTTTTCGGTGAAGACGAAAGCAAACTTACGAAATCAGTTGAGCTCGAACACTTTGTGTATGCGCCTGTAAAAAGGGGCGACATTGTCGGAAGGATTTCATATTATCAGAACGGCGACTGCGTCGGCAGCATTCCACTTGTGTCAAACGAAGATGCCCCTATGCTGGAATCAAAGAGAAAAAACAGCTTTTTCTCATGGATTTCGCATATTTTTTTCGGGAAATAGACTAAATTTCCTGAAGGAAGGACAAGCTGTGTATGGACAAACGGCTAAATTGATGATAGGATATACGATTGGATAGAATAACCTTAATTGGAGGATAAAAATGGCAGAGCTGTTGCGGCTTCAAAAATATATTGCGGAATGCGGGGTTTGCTCGCGCAGAGCAGCTGAAGATCTAATCACCACAGGGCGTGTGCATGTTAACGGGAAACGAGCAGAGCTTGGGCAAAAGGTCGACCCAGAAAGCGACTCTGTTTTTGTTAATGGCAAGGAGATAAATATTAAGCGGCATAAATTGGTTTACATCATAATGAATAAACCGCGCGGCTATGTCACAACGATGAATGACGAGCTTGACCGAAAATGTGTTAAGGATCTGCTTGAAGACCTAAATGAGCGCGTCGTTCCTGTAGGAAGGCTCGATAGGGATTCGGAAGGGCTTCTCATTCTTACCAACGACGGGGATCTTGTCTACAAGCTGACCCACCCTAAACATAATATAGACAAGATGTATACCGCAGTGGTGCGTGGGGACGTTGGCGATGAAATACTGAAAAAGCTAAACGGACCTATTGAGATAGACGGCTATGTAACAAATTCATCTGAGGTGTCTGTTCTCAAGAAGAAAGAGGACAGGACGGCGCTTCGCTTTATTCTACGCGAGGGGCGCAACCGTCAGATTCGCAAGATGTGTGATAAGGTCGGACTTGAGGTGCTGCGTCTGAAGAGGGTAGCAGTCGGAGAGCTAAGGCTTGCGGGAGTAAAAGCAGGCAAGTGGCGCTTCCTCGATGAAGATGAGATAGAATATTTAAAACAGTTATGACGGCAGGTTGCAGATAACCTGTTTTATATAAACTGATTTTAGAATACGGCATGGCGCACGCCGAAAGTTGCGGCGGCCGCAAATTTTCGCGGCAACGGAGCAAAAAATGGTAGAAATACTTAAATCACAGCCCTTTGATATGCCGGTCGAATATACGGGCAGACATGGGGTAGAGGCATATGCCGCCGTCGAAAACGGCGTGCCGATCTGCGTCGCTATTTTTTCTGTTGAAAGCACAACTACGGAGCTCTTGGATATAAAGCTTTACGGCAAGCCGGAGGATGCCATTTATTATGACGCGATTTTGAGGGCTATTGCCTTTTATTCAAAAGAACACGGCGTTCTGACCGTGTCGTGCAAGAACCGTGAGGCCTTTAACGTGCTTGAGCCTTTCGGGTTTAAGGGCAGTGACTTAAAGATTGAGCAGACATGCGATGAGCTGCTTAAAAAAAACTGCGGATAAATGCTAAAAAAGGAAATACTAATATAAATATGAAAAATGTGCTTGTAGTCGGCGGGGGACCAGCCGGCATGATGGCGGCGGCAGCGGCGGCCGAAGCAGGCTGCTTAGTTACGCTGATCGAGAAAAACAAAACACTTGGGAAAAAGCTTTTGATCACAGGCAAAGGGCGGTGCAATGTTACAAATAACTGCTCGCCGGACGAGCTTATAGCTAACTTGCCTATAAACGGCCGCTTTTTATACAGCGCCGTAAACAGGTTTTCACCTTCGGACACAATGGATTTCTTTGACGGGCTTGGGCTTAAACTCAAGACGGAGAGAGGAAACCGTGTCTTTCCCGAAAGCGATCACTCCGCAGACGTGCTGGGGGCGCTTAAACGTTATCTGCACAATTCAGGCGTGAACGTGGTATACCACAGTGTGACAGGTATTTTGACTGACGAAACCGGCGCACAGGGCGTAAAGACTGACAGCGGGGATATTCATGCTGACGCAGTGATAATTGCGACAGGCGGGCTTTCATACCCGCTCACAGGGTCTACCGGGGATGGATATGATTTTGCGGGTAAACTCGGTCATACAATAGTAAAACCGAAACCGTCCCTTGTGCCTATCGAAACGGCAGAGGAATGGCCAAAACAGATTTCCGGTCTTGCGCTTAAGAATATTGCAGTTAGGGTGACAGATAAAAATAAGGGGAAGACGGTTTACGAAGACTTCGGCGAACTGCTTTTTACCCATTTCGGGGTTTCGGGGCCTGTGGTTTTGAGCATGAGTTCTCACATCAGAAATATGGAGCCCGACCGCTACACCCTGCATATAGACCTTAAACCTGCATTGAGTGAAAAACAGCTAGATGCAAGGCTTTTGAGGGAATTTGACGCTCAGAAGAACAAAAACCTGTCCAATGTTATGCCAAAACTTTTACCGTCATCGCTTGCTGACATCTTTTTAAATCTTTTCGGTATTGAAGGTGAAATGAAGGTTAACGAGGTCACAAAGGAGATACGGCAACGTATAATTTCTTCGCTTAAAGATTTGCCGCTTAACCTGTCAGCCTTTCGCCCTATCGACGAGGCTATCGTGACGTCGGGCGGCGTAAAAACAAGCGAGATTAACCCGGCGACTATGGAGTCTAAGCTTGTACCGAGACTTTATTTTGCCGGGGAAA is a genomic window containing:
- a CDS encoding site-2 protease family protein, yielding MILQLLRDPVNGVITLLILLPVLIISLTFHEYMHGLAAYAMGDPTPKNSRRLTLNPLNHLDPIGAIALLFAGFGWAKPVPINPYYLKKPKRDMALIAFAGPLSNLLLCFVGLVWFYLWQVFPIIQMPTVVTTAFQYFIILNINLAVFNLIPFPPLDGSKIVFSVLSDKTYYKLMEYEKYGMLALFILLMTGRFNGIISGVSSWILTGFQNFILSVLKLIGVL
- a CDS encoding segregation/condensation protein A produces the protein MENVQFKLEVFEGPLDLLMHLIDKNKVNICDIPIAEILDQFMAYVEEYQNYNLDNISEFLVMAAQLLYIKSRMLLPVEDTGEGEDPRDELIDMISRYRLYKEAAVTLKEYKSQNGDRIFVKEPELVEFDETYNKSHSIWQLLDAYRGMFRKNQRRMPPPIQSFSGIVGTPHVSVSSRVFNLLRHLLKRKYISFKSFIYSQKSRSEVVAAFLAILELSKVKRIRFEEVSAEGFSDIRIELSDEKRGN
- the scpB gene encoding SMC-Scp complex subunit ScpB, which produces MKSVEIKEVEAIIESILFAAGNPVPLEQLAVVLEMDKKTLESILKNLSDKYDYERRGLKLIRLEDEYQLTTRPEYSEYVKKALDNRRESTLSPAAFEVLAVIAYNEPVTRGYVSSVRGIESGEIMDKLSEKGLIEECGKLDAPGRPRLFRTTTEFLRVFGLQNLDELPQLDPDEMPEVMEQTSYFDDEGDSVHND
- a CDS encoding DUF2953 domain-containing protein translates to MNLAIWIIVIAAIILIACIKVQLRAEGGVGETAVSLRIAPFTFKLSGGKKKKEKKAEAKAKTAKEKEQPEKEKGFTGTLEKVKKFKPLIGETLQLANKILRVFRRQLLFDRLELDLVVATDDAFQTALLYGGICSVLYPVDSIIRQYVRVKKGALSVNADFNLNKTKFDFHLFVSLKVYNIFIIIMAIIVMGLKYYIRNRKQLKSALQR
- the ytfJ gene encoding GerW family sporulation protein, producing MADHPILGLMSTALAKIKEMVDVNTIIGDPITTPDGTVILPVSKVCFGFASGGSDYPPKNGMQPSPNPAFGGGSGAGISITPIAFLVCTDGNVKLIQIADNSTTVDRIVCMVPELVDKISSKFKKKNDSTFDE
- a CDS encoding D-alanyl-D-alanine carboxypeptidase family protein, which encodes MFKRITSFILAAVIAGGMFGADIQAFDVSAQSAILIEETTGKVLFERNADARRPMASITKIMTAVVALENSNLTDKVQVSPKAVAVEGSKMYLKAGETVTMEELLYGLMLASGNDAANAIAEHVAGDNENFVKLMNAKAHELHLANTSFETPSGLDGDDHYTSARDFANLTAEALKNRDFATIVSTKSKRFSNDEGVRLIVNHNRLLSIYKYAVGVKTGFTKKSGRCLVSAAEKDGVTLIAVTLNAPDDWDDHSKLLDYGFSCVHKITPADDSDRYDLHVVNSPVSSISVSPKPDRSIMLFGEDESKLTKSVELEHFVYAPVKRGDIVGRISYYQNGDCVGSIPLVSNEDAPMLESKRKNSFFSWISHIFFGK
- a CDS encoding pseudouridine synthase, whose protein sequence is MAELLRLQKYIAECGVCSRRAAEDLITTGRVHVNGKRAELGQKVDPESDSVFVNGKEINIKRHKLVYIIMNKPRGYVTTMNDELDRKCVKDLLEDLNERVVPVGRLDRDSEGLLILTNDGDLVYKLTHPKHNIDKMYTAVVRGDVGDEILKKLNGPIEIDGYVTNSSEVSVLKKKEDRTALRFILREGRNRQIRKMCDKVGLEVLRLKRVAVGELRLAGVKAGKWRFLDEDEIEYLKQL
- a CDS encoding NAD(P)/FAD-dependent oxidoreductase — encoded protein: MKNVLVVGGGPAGMMAAAAAAEAGCLVTLIEKNKTLGKKLLITGKGRCNVTNNCSPDELIANLPINGRFLYSAVNRFSPSDTMDFFDGLGLKLKTERGNRVFPESDHSADVLGALKRYLHNSGVNVVYHSVTGILTDETGAQGVKTDSGDIHADAVIIATGGLSYPLTGSTGDGYDFAGKLGHTIVKPKPSLVPIETAEEWPKQISGLALKNIAVRVTDKNKGKTVYEDFGELLFTHFGVSGPVVLSMSSHIRNMEPDRYTLHIDLKPALSEKQLDARLLREFDAQKNKNLSNVMPKLLPSSLADIFLNLFGIEGEMKVNEVTKEIRQRIISSLKDLPLNLSAFRPIDEAIVTSGGVKTSEINPATMESKLVPRLYFAGEIIDVDGYTGGFNLQIAFSTGRLAGQSASR